Genomic segment of Brachyhypopomus gauderio isolate BG-103 chromosome 10, BGAUD_0.2, whole genome shotgun sequence:
GACCTGTCATCTTATCATATTACATGATTGATGGGCAAAAGAAGAATATTTTGTATTCTCGtgtttttaagacattttttcaTTAATCATGAGCCTGGACATATGGAGTGTCAGTTCCAAACCTCTAATTTATTCCCTAAACACACAAAGTGCTAGAGTGAGTCATTTCTCCCATACACAGCTACTGTCTTTGTGCTCACAGGGCGAACGCAAAAATATCATCATCTGCCACAGTCTGCATCATGTGGTGAACTGGTCTCTGATAGACCCTGCGCTCCGGTCCATGTACGCATCTCGCTAATCTCCCTGGTTGAAATGTTCCATCACACTCACCATAGTACCGGCTGGCCCTCCAGGCTCTCACGGCACAGTGTAGCGCCCCATCCAGCCACAGCAAGAGCCAACTAATGCAGAACCCCAGCAGAAGGCCCAGCATGAGGTCCATCTCCTGCTTCGTCACACTGTCACTCACAAAGTAgttctctgatgagtccaccaATGAATGGTCTCCATCGTATGGAATTACATAATGGATATGGTGCCTGAGAAAgcaaaaatgataataataatgaatactgacatttagcatttagcaacaaatttaattaaataaagtgacagaAAAATACTGTAAACAGTGCAGGTTTAACAAAAAGAGGGCTGATGCATTTAACACAGACAACGAATTATATCTACCTTTATCGAAAAAATTTACTATTTACTGACATTTTGTTTGTCAGTCTGACagttttgtatgtttgtgtgtcagtgttttATAATAGTTCTTTAAACTATTTTAAATTGCATATtagacgctgcttcctgctgaccgacgctgttgcggagcgaattttgaaattgttttctaaagtataataatctatttacgtgctaacctttaccttttgcattcctagacacattttacaggttttattccggccgctgaccaactttctgccttcacaaatcagctagcgtaagtttatatatcggctagacacggtaagtgttttgatttattcatggctggcgttggtttgttcccgtgttcggagtgtggcatgtttagtctagaccctttcgccactgatagtaatagtgatagtatttgtcagaggtgcaaactagtaaattctctcgtggcgaaagtggaaagtttagagcgccgcgtccactcattattgagggatagagagacagggtctgtagtaggtgtggacgcgccagggagaactagcgcctccgcgactccggcgatagagccctcacagcggggtgaatgggtgacgtctcggcggcgtagtcggagagcgagggctgcagctaccgctaacgccagcgctagcccaccagagcaccactccccggttcacgtgtccaacaggtttgccccgctcagtgttacacccgctgaggagactctggtcataggagactctatagtccgacacgtgaaagtagctgtagctgtaggggcaccagcggttacagtcagctgtttaccgggagccagagcgccggacattagtggcaaccttagattgttagctcataggaggttttctaggatagtgattcatgtaggggccaacgatatacgtctgcggcagtcagaggtgactaaggctaatgttaaagaggtggttaaattagcccagacgatgtccgatgccgtaatctgctctggccccatcccaatgcggcgcggtgatgagcagtacagcaggctcacgtcgctaaaccgctggatgtccaagtggtgttcagaaaatcaagtgggctttattaataattgggaagagttcgagggcaagcctggtcttttaggcagggacggtgtccaccccacccgggatggcgctgccctgttatcttgcagcatagcccatagcctgttagctagtcggcagagtagcactaggagctgctgactgtccagggtcgcgaccaggccgcagactaacgggttaaacctgtctgcgagctgcttagaggcgtcaccaagttcccttaggattgagactgtgtctgtgccccgggttaaactaaatcataagaaaatagtccgcccgaagtttttaactaatattcagacttcacatcaaattattacaacctatatgaccgatctgaaaattggattaatcaatattcgatcgctcaactcaaaagcagtttttgtaaatgaacttataacagaccagaaaattgatattctttgtctaactgaaacgtgggttcaatctggtgattatttaactctaaacgaagccactcctgtgggatatagttatatacatagacctagactgtcaggcagaggaggtggaatatgtataatctatcgtgattgtttagaaattcatcagaaatacttagatatctcaaactcatttgagatgcagtctattaatgttattagtccatcggaaaataaaagtacattctccctaactaatgtatacagaccaccagggccttactcagatttcttaaacgatttcaccgattttgcagcaaatttagcagtatgtagtgacaaaataataatggtaggagactttaacatacactttgataatgcggaggatccactgacaagggcttttacttctatattgaactctgtcggcattaaacaaaacgtagtaggacctacacattatcgaaatcataccctagatctaatattaacgctgggtatcgacgtagataatataaacatactcccgcaaaccgtagcaatctccgatcattatttagtaaaattcgattttcaccttaacataaatacccgcccgtctcctcggcagtgtataaagcgctcaataaattcatcaacagcagcacggtttattgaaaccctccctgacttaactgctttagcccactcgccatccgatccaggagagttagatagtctaaccgactacttagagaatacctgcagatcagctctagatatagtagctccactaaaatataaaaaagctagatccaaaaagctcgccccatggtacaccgaccaaactagaaacttaaaacaaatagcacgtaaattagagcggaaatggcgatctactaaattggaagtattccactgtgcctggaaggatagcattattgactacaaacgggcactcactaaagcacgctcagcatacttagcctcactgatagagaaaaataaaaacaatcctagatttctttttaatactatttctaaacttacaaaaaatcaagcaggcacagaacctcagattccagtaaacctcactagtaatgtatttatagatttctttgataataaaatagagaatattagacaaaatataaaaccctttattagcaatacgactggtatgtcatctggtttggttgatattgatttaaattacataccgggagaaaaacttgatgcttttcatccactcccaaaatcagaattagagaaaataatttcttccttaaattgtactacctgcacattagactcggttccctcaaagttattaaaagaggtattaccagctgtaactgaacctcttctaactatagttaactcatccattacaataggtcacatgcccaaatcatgtaaattagcaattatcaaacctctgatcaagaaaccaaatcttgatccgactgtgctatctaattatagacccatttcaaacacatcatttatatctaagatcatagaaaaagctgttgcccagcaattatgcctatatctgcataggaataacacatttgaaaagttccaatctggttttaggccccatcacagtactgaaacagcattagttaaagtaacaaatgatctccttcttgcatcagatcaaggctatgtatcactgttagtgcttcttgatcttagtgcagctttcgacacaattgatcataggatcttgctagaaaggttagaacgctgggttggagtctcaggcacagccctttcatggtttcagtcttacttaacaaatcgctatcagtttgtagagctcaataatatttcatccaaacgtacaatggttaaatatggggtcccgcaaggctccatcttaggaccactattatttacattatatatgctaccattgggcacagttataaacaaacatggtgtcaattttcactgctatgcggatgacactcaactttacatatcagccaaacccgatgacaaactcagtttaggaaaaattgaggcctgtgtaagagatattaaatgctggatgtctctaaacttcctacaattaaatgaggacaaaacagaagttctccttgtgggccctaaggccgcaagacagaaaattccaaatttaatgcttaatcttgcagactatcccattacacctggcacagtagccaaaaacctaggcatcatactcgactctgacctatcatttgataaatatatagataatactactaggatagcttttctacatctccgcaacattgccaaattaagaaatgcattatcacaggatgatgcagaaaaattggtgcacgcatttgttagctctagactagactactgcaattcactactgtcaggatgttcaaataggaatctaaataaacttcaagtagttcaaaatgccgcagctagagttctgaccagaactagaaaatttcagcatattagaccagtcttatcagccctgcattggctcccagttaaatttcgtattgattttaaaattctattattagcatataaagcactacacgggcttgctcctgaatacctccaggaacttatttcctactatgaacccccacgtcaactaagatcacagggtgctggtctgttattagttccacaaattaacaaggtaacagcagggggaagagccttttcttataaggccccccagctttggaataatcttcctaaatgtgtccgggactctgacacagtcacaatctttaaatctaggttgaaaacccacttatttagtctagcgtttgataattaatatcccccttagataaaggtacagatccaggggttcatagacgaagggttttatggtagactggggtactggtgctgtcatcctgtcactgctcgtggtcactcaagtttgttgacagtgcagtggacggatgccattgtctcagaatgcccccaagcctatgttaccttctggttctgcctttttttagctaggctgtaataatttaacttagtgccggagttgctgccacactccagaaatgtttataattttacctgtcctgtatatgtcctcatacagagctaattttccctgtttcatttctccacatggctgcccgcctgcttgaggaataatgagatgaggagagacaagcgatccatcctggccggccacctcctgcctaaccggatgcctacaccatgatggacattattacatatttttcggtctaaattgacattattgcatcttttacattctgtctacattctgtctatattgttgttgttgtcatggtgaccggtgtcggccagaggaggatgggttccccccctgagtcttggttcctctcaaggtttcttcctcatgcaaaaaactagggagtttttccttgccactgtcgcctttggcttgctcactgggggctaggactcggcacttgtaaagctgctttgtgacaacaactgttgtaaaaagcgctatataaataaaatttgattgattgattgattgatatgtttgtgtgtcagtgttttATAATAGTTCTTTAAAAGGTTCCCGTGACAGTCACTGTTTTTAGCTCAGACTTTATTAAACTTGCTGCGTGTCATCATTTAATCATGCATAGTGCATCCTAGCTTTAGTATTGAGAATGATGCCActcctaaacactgctcaatgGGGAAATCATTTAAAGTTTAATAACCCTAACAAATCTACATTTGTGTTTAcatatttttatgtgtgtttatgttcaatcaaaataaaagttataaACCAGGTTTTCTACCAGGCTTTTAAAAAGTTTTATTAAAGTTTTTTCTCCGATTGTCTTGGTTGCAGCTAAGGAAGAAATGCATTCCAAATAGGattaaaatacattaatacACATGTGACTATAATGTTTGCTTCCTGTTTTTAGCATGATTTACTGGAGTTTTTTAAGTCTTAAATGCCCACAGAACTGTGTTTATGTTACGGAAAATGTGAGAACATTTGGAGGAATGGGAAATCTCCTgctataaatataaaaaatctGAAACGGCCATTTTAGTAAGGCCTGGGTAGTGTACTGAATATATCCTtcaaataaaagaataatctgaATTTTTtgcatttacacattttcattttcatcatgtgacatataaataaaatttaaatgtaaGTTGATATGGCCAAAACAAGACTAAACAGACTATAAGCTACAAGTTCTTTGTTTGTCTATTGGCAATCTAGGTTTCATGTATCAGCAAGGTCAATAAGTGAAGAACCAGTTGAAACTATTAATCACATTCAAGGAGCAAATATAGCTGATATCGTCCTCAAAGATGTGCCAATTACTCTGCAAAAAAGTTTAATGATTAAATAAACGGTTTAATAATTGTCTTGTACCACTTTgatgaaataaaacaaaaatcatTCTTGTACGTtgctttatattttatataggtGGGTGAAAGTGGAGTTCAGGTGTGTTCATATTGTTTTTAAGATTATATTTGACCACTGACAATGAAAATAAGTGTGTTAGTGTATGTTTAGTAACATAATATTGCCATGAGTGACACCTCTATACAGCACATTAATCCCATCCCTCATATATACCTGAAATAAAGTTCCCCAGGTTCTAGAATAACTGCTTACCTGATCCCAGGATATCCTATATGGACTGTAAGCAGCCTCATTAAGTTATAGACAAACTTTTTAACTGATCCCAGGAACTCTTATGCATGACTTCTTGAAATTTACAGGAAGCTTTTGCACAGGAACTACTACTGACATTCCGCCACGTGTTATGCAATATGCATGCCATCCGTTGAGTCAACAGTATACGTGTGCTGTTATGATATGTGGCGAAAGTATTATTAGCTGGGCAAAGTCAGAGATACATTTGGATTGACCTGAGTCAGTATCATTGGTTAAAAATGTATGAGTCGTAAAAGTGAAATCACCATAGCCGAGCTGTGACCCTTTATATATAATGTTAACGAGTAAATGGTGATATTAGTAAGACCCATAAGCACCCACGTAAAGATTAACGATATGTCAGGAACTGCAACACCCTACACATTATATAGACTGGCGTATCAAAAAACTCGACATTTTAATACATCTATGCGATCAATGGCATATGATTTTAGTTTGTGCCCCTTCTATAACCGAGTACTCTCTTGAATTAATAACGCTTTTCATCCTACCAGGGGGTAGATTGCACACATTACACCTATACTACGACACCCACGAATTAATACAGTAGGCTAATGAAGATCCACGTTACACTTACCTCAGTCAACACAACCTTTAATCAGTTACGATGGTTTCACAAACATCAGAAACGATTAACTCTCACCGTCGCGATTTGTGTTGAACGCACCAGGCCGAAAATTAACTACATATATCTGTAGCTGTGCTTAGAGGAAAACACACCTTGATACGCAGACAAACACCCAGAGAAATCCAGGAGAATTCTTCACCGAAAACACCGACACTAACCATCAATAGCTCAGTTGTGTTCATTTTCTACCGAATCTCCATTAAACCATCGCAGAACGAAATAAATTATAAGGCCTATATAATCCAACGCTATTCATATGTATATCTTTCGAAGCTGAAAATAATACAGCATAGTACATCTTCCAACAGGCCTTGAATCTGTTTGAATAAGCTACATGGGAGCCTTATCAATGGGATTTGTAGCaacatttttttataataagATGAATTATTAACTAGTTTTTACCTTCCACAGTTGCAATGACAGACACGGTCCTCTCCTCGTAAATGCGGTAGGATGTAGTTGTGAAAGCGATCCAGTAGTGCGTTCATGTCCATTAAACACGCGATCGCCTGCAAAGAACCATTGGAGTCAAGCGGGACATGACAAGCAGTATCGGAACAACATGACATGACCACTGCAGGGGAAACACGGAGCTTTCACAACGGGGAGACAGGGCCGAGCTATTGACTTAatatggctgtgtgtgtatcATTGTTGAGCTTATTTGGTGAATGGACTTTCAGTTGTTTAAGCACTCCACGTCTGTTCTCTATATGTGTTCTCTATGTGTTCTCCGTCTTTGGTTAACTTTAAAAATGACCAAATAGTATTTCGTATAAAATCGACGGTGATGCATATCTTACCATTACAACAGAGGCACCAAGAATCATAAAAATCATGGTGGTTGTAATCATATGCATCAAAACCTCCACACGCCGTTTTCTTTTCCCCTGGATAGTCTTTTCAACAGATCCGTTTAAGTTAAAACACTCTGTCCCGGGAGAAGACGCTCATGGATGCGTCCTCACTGCCCCTGTCTCTCAGTCCTGAGCTCGCCAGATTGGAGGATGCTCCTGCGGCACATAAGGTTGGGGTGGCCCGGTCTCACTGCCCCCCTATATTACACACGGTTTTATTGTTCTCTCCATGTAGTGATATATCCGCTCGATTCTGCAAGCCAAGCCTTGGTTGGCGTGATGTTGAGGAGCGCCGGACCCGAGCACGTCGTGGATGGTGTTGAGGAGTGTGTCCTACTCTGATATGGCGCTATGGTGTTTCACCACTGCGTTCCAGCACCATTGAACAAGACCAGGCAGCGCTACTGTGGTGCATCACAGATTTGTCTTGAGTGTCGACTAAGAAAGTACGTATCTCCTACCCCGCTGATCTGTCATTTAATAATCCATATCCGCCTTTCCCTCCTTATCACGAGCAAGTTGGTCAAGTTGTAGCGAGAAACGATATCGATGCCCGTCTTTGCTCCGGTGATCCCAGCCCAGCATTTATCTTGATAGGTAGTCGGCTCTAGGACAAAACTGGACCGGATTCTCCTTCCTTACTTCCATTTGAGTTCGCGCAGCATTTTCACCAACACCCGGAGCCAGACACAAGATTGTACCATCTTATTTCAGCCATCGTGGCCAGCAGCATTTTACCGATCTTCTGAATGCGTGAACGTGCCCGCGCGCGCGCCTGTGTgagaaaatatgtgtgtgtgcgtgtgtgtgtgtgtgtgtgagagagagagagagagagagagagagagagcgcgtgtgtaggtgtgtgttgggggtagCGTACAGAAGGCAAGGGGAGGTGGCAAATTTGCTTATTCACTTCTGTCATTCGAGATCATTTTCAGTTGATGGAACGTTTTATACATTATATAAGATATGCTATCC
This window contains:
- the tmem240a gene encoding transmembrane protein 240 → MHMITTTMIFMILGASVVMAIACLMDMNALLDRFHNYILPHLRGEDRVCHCNCGRHHIHYVIPYDGDHSLVDSSENYFVSDSVTKQEMDLMLGLLLGFCISWLLLWLDGALHCAVRAWRASRYYDTPSWSWIPQFCNLRDLRRRAQLRQLEDSSGNMVHIKQKLYHNGHPSPRHL